The genomic stretch CTGGTTGCTGCCCGAGGCGCTGTCGCAGCGGGACGCCCTGGAAACCCGGCCGCCCGACGCCGGAGCGCCGGTCGGCCTGATGCACACCAAGCGTACCGACGCCCACGCGGCCTACTCTCTGTATGTGCCGGAAAACTATGACCCGCACAAAGAGTGGCCGTTGATCGTCTGTCTGCACGGCGGCTATGGCCGCGGCGAGGACTATATCTGGGCTTGGCTGCGGCCGGCCAAGAGCAAAGGCTACCTGCTGCTGTCGCCCAAGTCGGTGGATGTGACGTGGTCGGTCCTGCAGCCGCCGCTCGATGTCGAGTCCATCAGCAGGATGTTCGACGAGGTATGTGCCACCTACGCGGTCGATACGAGCCGGGTCTACCTGTCCGGGCTGTCCGACGGCGGAACCTTTACCTATATGCTGGGTCTGAGCCGCCCGGACATGTTTACCGGCATCGCCCCGATTGCGGGCGATTTCCACGCCATGCTGGACCCCATGCTGCGCCGCAAGCAGGGCCAAGACCTGCCGATCTACATTGTGCACGGGGCACACGATTTCATTTTTCCGGTGGCCACGATTCGGCAGGGGCACGAGCTGCTCAGCCACATCGGCTATAACGCGACCTACAAAGAACTGCCCGACTGGGGCCACGCCTATACCTCGCGCATCAATGAAGAGCTGGTGTTGCCGTGGTTTGAGGGCTTGGAACCGAGGCAGCGCTGAATCACCATGCCGCCACGGCCGTGCGGGTGTTCCATGTTGACCTACAAAGCAATGTATAAATTTCTCGATCAGGATGTCCATGCAGAAGTGCTGGATTTTCCCGGAACAATAAGCTGCGGCGAGACCCTCGCCGCAGCCCGTCGTTCATTGGCCGGCGCCTTGGTGGATATGGCCGAAACACATCTGCTCCGGGGCGAACCTCTCCCCCAGCCTGATCCTGCCTGTACCGATCCTGAGGCTGACCTGGAGGAACCTATTCATCTGTATTCTTGATGCGCCGGTTTTGTTTGCTCATGCAGCAACACTCTGCTCCTACTCCCATCCGCCTCGTTCTCGTCGGAGCCGGCCACGCCCATCTTGAAGTGCTGCGGCGGTGTATCCTCACTCCCCTGCCGAAGGTCGAGCTGAGCGTTGTTTCTCTGGACGCCTACCACTACTACTCGGGGATGCTGCCCGGGTATGTGGCCGGCACATACCCGCCAGACGCTGTCCGTGTCGATGTCGCCGCCCTGGTCCGGCGGGCAAACGGCCGCTTCATCAAGGCCCGTGCGCTCGGACTCGACCCGAACGGACGGACGCTTCGGCTGGCTGAGGCCGAGCCTGTCGCCTACGACCTGATCTCGTTCAACCTCGGCTCTCAGGCTGCGGGGGCTGAAGCCGAAGCCGTCGCCCGGCACGCGGTCCTGCTCAAACCCTTCTCTCAGGTCACCACCGTGTGTCAGCGTCTCCAGACCCTGGCTCGGGAAAAGAGTGACCGTGCCTGCCATATTGCCGTCGTTGGCGGTGGGGCGGCCGGCTTTGAGATGGCGTGCGCGCTTGAGGCTGCGCTAGCGCTCGCCGGACAGACCCGTCAGGTGTCCGTGTTCGAGGCCGCGCCCGGTATGCTGGGCGGCTATTCCACGGCCTTTCGTAGCCGCGCCGCGCATATCCTGGCTCACAAAAACATTGCGGTGCATACCGGCCGGTCCGTGCGCCGGGTGTATGCCGATGCGGTCGAGTTGGACGACGGCGACACCCGTGCCGCCGATCTGACCGTCTGGCTGAGCGGACCGGCCGCGCCCCCGGTGTTCCGCGGGTGTGATCTGGCGCTGGATGCCCGAGGCTTCCTGCTGGTCAACGACAGCCTGCACGCGCTCGACGACCGGCGGGTGTTCGGCGTGGGCGATTGTGCCACCCTCGCCGCCTATCCCCACACCCCCAAAGCCGGAGTGTATGCGGTCCGTCAAGGACCGGTGCTGTGGGAGAGCCTGCGGGCGAGCCTGAGCGGCCGCCCGCTGCCGCACTACCGGCCGCAGTCCGGCTTCTTGTCGATCCTGAATACTGCGGACGGCAAGGCGCTGCTGCGCTACAAGCGGCTGGTTTCGCACAGCCGCTGGGCGTGGCAGCTCAAAGACTGGATTGATCGACGGTTTATGGCGCGCTATCAGGGCCTGCTCGGGTAGGGGCAACCGGCCAGTCGTCCCTACCCACCGAAAACGGGGCTCACAGCAGGTTAAACTGTTGTATGCAGCCGATTCTTGCCATCTCCTGCGGTGCTGGGTATGGTAAGCCTCGGTGTGGACGAGCGAAGTGCGACCCGGCAACGAATACCCTGGAGTCGCCCGTTTTCACTCTCGGAGAAAACACCATGAGCGTTGAATTGATCAGTGTCCTGATAGCGGTGGTCGCGGTGGGGGCCACCCTGGCCGGGTTGATGCTGGCCGGACAGCGGGCCATCCGTACAGAGCTGGTGGAGCAGCGTCAGGAGCTGGCCGCGCAGCGTCGGGATTTCGGCGCCGAGCTGGCGGAGCAGCGTCAGGAGCTGGCCGCGCAGCGTCAGCACTTCAGTACTGAATTGGCCACGCACCGACGGGATGTCAGCGCCGAGTTGGCCGCGCAGCGTCAGTACTTTGATGAACGGTTCAGCGCCTTGGAGCAGCAAATCGCCAAACTGCGCACCCAGATCGCCGAACTGCGCACCCAGATCGCCGAACTGCGCAAGCGCATGGCCCACCTGGAAGGCCTGCTCGACGGTCTGCGTGAGGCCATCGCCATCCGACAGGGAGCCGCGTGATGGCGTCCGGGCCGGACTGTCTTCAAAATACAGAGTACGTTTCTTCATACCCTCATTTGAAAAGATCTTGCCTGGAGCCTTGGCTGGCCTTCGGCTGCTCCAAAAATTTTGACCAGGGGTGAAGCCCCTGGCCGCGGCAGTGGCGTACAGCGCCTCTTGTGTCTGGGTTTCTGACCGCTGTTTGTCTGCATCCTCGCTTTGTGGAATCGTCCTTGAGAACACAGCCAATGGCGAGAACGCCGTCATCCCGTGTCCCGTTGCGCTTTGCAGCCTCGCTGTCTGCCTTCTGCATCACGGCGTAAGGATGGCGAATCCCTCGCGCGACGCGGCCTGATTCAGCCGTGCGTCAAAGCAGACAAAGCCCATACTCGCAGGCTCATCCTCCGCAGCGACGAGCGCCGCCGCCAGTTGCAGACTGTCCGCAGTCCTGAGCGGATGGACGCGCAGCAGGCGTTGTGCCACGGCTTTGATCCGCCGGCTTGGTTGTACTTCGTACCACACCTGCGACAGGGCATTGAGGCGACCGAGGTGCGCGGTGACGTCGTCTGGTTTGAGGCTGCCGTCACGCTCCCGCCGCGAGACCGCCGCGACATACTCGATTGCGGCTCCCCACCACACGACGATCTGCTCATCCGCTTCGAGCACTCGCAGCGCCGCCTGCCGGCGCGCTTCCTCCACGCTCAGGGCCAGCAGCGCGGAGGTATCCCAGAAATTCACCGGCTCCCCTCTTGGCGTTCTTCTGCGCGTTCCTCAAGCACGGCGTCCAGCAGCCCGGCGCCCTGGCGGAGGGGCTGTCTCACGACATCAAGGGGGCTCCCAGACCCGCGACGCGTTACAATCTCTGCCTGCACCAAGCGGGCAAGCTTGGCGTCTCTATCCACCTCGTCCAGCTCGTGTCCGCCCCCGGTGTCCCGCCCGACCGGAACAATGCGCGCAACGGGCGTTTTGCGTTCCATCACCAGGACGGATTCTCTGGCTTTGATGCGGCGCAGATAGGCGCTCAAGCTATTCTTGACTTCTGAAATCGTCGCACGAATCATACTCGC from Desulfurellaceae bacterium encodes the following:
- a CDS encoding FAD-dependent oxidoreductase, producing the protein MQQHSAPTPIRLVLVGAGHAHLEVLRRCILTPLPKVELSVVSLDAYHYYSGMLPGYVAGTYPPDAVRVDVAALVRRANGRFIKARALGLDPNGRTLRLAEAEPVAYDLISFNLGSQAAGAEAEAVARHAVLLKPFSQVTTVCQRLQTLAREKSDRACHIAVVGGGAAGFEMACALEAALALAGQTRQVSVFEAAPGMLGGYSTAFRSRAAHILAHKNIAVHTGRSVRRVYADAVELDDGDTRAADLTVWLSGPAAPPVFRGCDLALDARGFLLVNDSLHALDDRRVFGVGDCATLAAYPHTPKAGVYAVRQGPVLWESLRASLSGRPLPHYRPQSGFLSILNTADGKALLRYKRLVSHSRWAWQLKDWIDRRFMARYQGLLG
- a CDS encoding type II toxin-antitoxin system VapC family toxin; the protein is MNFWDTSALLALSVEEARRQAALRVLEADEQIVVWWGAAIEYVAAVSRRERDGSLKPDDVTAHLGRLNALSQVWYEVQPSRRIKAVAQRLLRVHPLRTADSLQLAAALVAAEDEPASMGFVCFDARLNQAASREGFAILTP